Below is a genomic region from Vulgatibacter sp..
AGCTGTGATCCCTGCCGGCGACCGGCACGCCGGTGGTGCCAGCGGGAACGGTCGACTGTCCCTGCGAATCGTCGCCCCAGCAGGTGATCGCGCCCCCGGCGCCGACGCTGCAGCTGTGGCGCGCGCCGGCGCTCACCAGGGAGGCGACGTGGCCCTGGGGCGGCGTGGCCTGGCCGTGCTCGTTCGCGCCCCAGCAGTGCACCTCGCCCGTTCGCCAGTCGGTGGCGCAGAGGTGGCGATCACCCGCAGCGATCGTTCCGTAGGTGCCGGCGGGAGCAGACGCCGGCACGTTGCCCCAGCAGTGGATCCCGAACCTGAGATCGAGGCCGCAGGTGAAATCGCGCCCAGCTGCCAGCGCGACGAACTGCCCGGCGGGCGGTGTCGCCTGCCCGCTCTCGTTGCGGCCCCAGCAGTCGACTTCGTAGGTCTGCCAGCGGATCGCGCAGGCGTGGTGCGCGCCCACCGCGAGCTCGCGGAAGGTGAGGTTGGCAGGGGGCGAGGACTGCCCCCACGTGTCGTCGCCCCAGCAGAAGGCGGCGCCGCGCAGGGCGCAGAGGAAGCCATCGCCCCTGCCCACGCGGGTGACGAGGCGCTCGCCCTCGTCGCAGGCCTCGCCCCCGGCGGCATCGATCACGCCGTCGCCGCAGAAGGAGACCGTGGCGCCGTCGGCCCAGCTGCAGGTGGCGTCGCAGACGGAGCAGTAGCGCTCGCCGTAGGGGCAGCTCTCGTGCTCGAGGTTGCCGTCGTCACAGCTCTCGCCGTCGTCGCGAACGCCGTCGCCGCAGGTCGCGGGCTGGCAATCGGTGCGACAGGCGTCGGGCCGCACGTCGTCGTTGGCTGGCGGGAGGAAGCCGCCGCCGGCGAAACACTCCACCCTGCCGTCGGGGCGCAGCCCGCAGACGGCGGCAGGTGCCGCAGCGAGGCTCGCCCAGCGCCCAGCCGGCGCGGTCAGACCGGTGGCGCCGAAGCAGGTCCCCTCGCCCCTTCCGTCGAGCACGCAGCTCGCATCTCCCGAGGCGATCACCGAGGAGAAGAAGCCCGGCGGCAACCGCGGCGGCTCCTCCCCTTGCCAATGCCCGCCCCAGCAGTGGAGCTGGCCGTTGCGATCGAGGCCGCAGAGGTGCGCGGTCCCGATCGCGACCTGCACCAGCGACGCGGGCGGCGGCGCTTCGGGAAGGGGACCGCCCCAGCAGTGCAGCGTCCCGTCGACGCGCAGGCCGCATGCCTTCGCGCCGCTCGCCGCGACGAAGCGCCAGTCGGCGCCGTCGGGGCGTGCCCGCGGTCCCGCCCGATCCCAGCAGCCCAGCGCCCCACCCTGCTCCACGCCGCAGACGAAGTCGTCGCCGGCGTCGATCGAGACGAAGCGCGCAGCCGGTGAGGGGAAGGGGCCGGCGGCAGCGGTGCCGAAACATTCGACCGTGCCGTCCGCAGCCAGGGCGCAGGCGAAGTCGCGCCCGACGTGAACCTCGGTGAAGGCGCCCGGGGGCTCCTCGATCGTCCCCACCAGGAGCCCCCAGCAGCGCACCCTGCCGTCGCCGCGAATCCCGCAAGCGAAGTTCGCCCCGAGATCGAGCTGGAGATGGGCCACCGCCCCGTCGCCGTCGTCGCACCCCTCCGGCGGATCGATCCTGCCGTCGCCGCAAAACGAGGTGCTCCCCGGCCCCTCGACGCATGCCGCGGTGCAGACGGTGCACCGCTCGCCATACGCACAGACCTCGGTGACCGCGTTGCCGTCGTCGCAGCCCTCCACCGCCTCCTGCAGCACGCCGTCACCGCAGAAGCCGGTGCGGACGCAGGTGGCGCTGCAACCGTTGCCGTCGTCGGTGGTGTTGCCGTCGTCGCAGTCTTCGCCGGCGTCGATCACGCCGTCGCCGCAGCGGGGCACGCTGCAGTCTGCCCTGCAGACGGCGCCGCTCCCGTCGCTGTTGGTGGGCAGGTCGAGCGATGCGCCGGGTGCGCAGTGCACCGCGCCGTCTCGGTCGAAGGCGCAGCGCTCGCCCTGGACGAGGCCGACGAAGGGCACCGGCGCCGCAGGGACGCGGTCGACACGCTCGCCCCAGCAGCGGACGCTGCCGGCCTCGGTGAGGCCGCAGCTCCAGCCTTCGCCCACCGAGAGCTGCAGCATCGGCTC
It encodes:
- a CDS encoding DUF4215 domain-containing protein, whose translation is MSLRAFLLLLLALFTACDGGLDAPKKGLGLQLCGNGALERGEDCDDGNARTEGCPYGETACTVCDAACREVPGVASLCGDGVLDPMHEGCDDGNAVTEGCAYGAACTVCDASCNLAQLPRRHCGDGVVDEADGEVCDEGAANDDRSATCRSDCRAPTCGDGITGVHEECDPPGAGGCRADCTLERCGDGRLDPDEACDEGAANADRPDACRTDCSLPACGDGIHDRAEACDAGPWPVAKAEARGAAGCALSVDGAIHCWGPFAALRQIPAALQDAPARDLAVGEGFACAIDQEQAIICWGNEPLLSPLASSPLLPPPGVFTSVAAGSLHACAIDYRDRLVCWGHLPGTQRPAGAAAEVVAGDGFACVRAPNGPMSCWGGDSLGELQSPGIWVVDLAAAPTHVCALRKSDRHPVCWGDDRALQVSDAPAEPMLQLSVGEGWSCGLTEAGSVRCWGERVDRVPAAPVPFVGLVQGERCAFDRDGAVHCAPGASLDLPTNSDGSGAVCRADCSVPRCGDGVIDAGEDCDDGNTTDDGNGCSATCVRTGFCGDGVLQEAVEGCDDGNAVTEVCAYGERCTVCTAACVEGPGSTSFCGDGRIDPPEGCDDGDGAVAHLQLDLGANFACGIRGDGRVRCWGLLVGTIEEPPGAFTEVHVGRDFACALAADGTVECFGTAAAGPFPSPAARFVSIDAGDDFVCGVEQGGALGCWDRAGPRARPDGADWRFVAASGAKACGLRVDGTLHCWGGPLPEAPPPASLVQVAIGTAHLCGLDRNGQLHCWGGHWQGEEPPRLPPGFFSSVIASGDASCVLDGRGEGTCFGATGLTAPAGRWASLAAAPAAVCGLRPDGRVECFAGGGFLPPANDDVRPDACRTDCQPATCGDGVRDDGESCDDGNLEHESCPYGERYCSVCDATCSWADGATVSFCGDGVIDAAGGEACDEGERLVTRVGRGDGFLCALRGAAFCWGDDTWGQSSPPANLTFRELAVGAHHACAIRWQTYEVDCWGRNESGQATPPAGQFVALAAGRDFTCGLDLRFGIHCWGNVPASAPAGTYGTIAAGDRHLCATDWRTGEVHCWGANEHGQATPPQGHVASLVSAGARHSCSVGAGGAITCWGDDSQGQSTVPAGTTGVPVAGRDHSCAAGPAGVVCWGSNVEGVLDAPPLLLDRLAAGIWGHDRTCGIERGSTAGHLACWGSTGITGAPAPAGNADVPDSCRPDCAAPACGDGTVDSGESCDDGNALGGDGCSASCAVE